In Candidatus Cloacimonas sp., a genomic segment contains:
- a CDS encoding glycosyltransferase, giving the protein MDKIRCSVGVFAHNEAGNIILLLEAIENQELQATEICEIIVVSSASTDGTDQLVSSFAETHKNVKLLTQAKREGKSSAINLFLANMQEAIAVIISGDVIPDRKTIEKLVSAFKDPEIGATGGRPVPVNSETTILGYIVHLLWRLHHRMALISPKLGEMIAFRKVMDSIPKDSAVDEASIEAIIREKGLKLKYIPSAIIRNKGAENLSDHIKQRRRIQNGHLWLKDHQHYKVVSQDSCILLKVIIQELQDRPKSVFKLILAILLEIYCRLLGSWDYYVQGKNPFTWDIASSTKNLKQHPEDRVRK; this is encoded by the coding sequence ATGGATAAAATTAGATGTTCCGTGGGAGTTTTTGCTCATAACGAAGCAGGCAATATCATTTTGTTACTGGAAGCGATTGAAAACCAGGAATTGCAAGCAACCGAAATCTGCGAAATAATTGTCGTTTCCAGTGCCAGCACCGATGGAACAGACCAACTGGTAAGCTCTTTTGCCGAAACCCATAAAAATGTAAAGCTTCTCACTCAGGCAAAAAGGGAGGGTAAGTCCTCTGCCATCAATCTGTTTTTAGCCAATATGCAGGAAGCAATAGCCGTAATTATCAGTGGTGATGTTATTCCTGACCGAAAGACGATAGAGAAACTGGTCTCTGCATTTAAAGACCCTGAAATTGGTGCTACGGGAGGGCGTCCTGTTCCCGTGAACAGTGAAACCACCATTTTGGGCTATATAGTTCACCTTTTATGGCGTTTACATCATCGGATGGCACTAATTTCTCCTAAATTGGGAGAGATGATTGCCTTTCGGAAAGTGATGGATAGCATTCCTAAAGATAGCGCCGTTGACGAAGCCAGCATTGAAGCAATCATTAGAGAGAAGGGCTTGAAACTGAAATACATACCCTCCGCCATAATCAGAAACAAAGGAGCTGAAAATCTATCTGACCACATAAAACAGCGCCGCAGGATTCAGAACGGGCATTTGTGGTTAAAGGATCATCAACACTATAAGGTTGTTTCTCAGGATAGCTGCATTTTGCTGAAGGTTATCATTCAAGAATTACAGGATAGACCTAAAAGCGTTTTCAAGCTTATTCTGGCAATTCTATTAGAAATTTACTGTCGGTTGCTTGGCAGCTGGGATTATTATGTGCAAGGCAAAAATCCTTTTACCTGGGATATTGCAAGTTCTACCAAGAACCTTAAGCAACATCCCGAAGATAGGGTTCGGAAATGA
- the nusB gene encoding transcription antitermination factor NusB, with protein MGQRRKAREMAIQCLYSLEFSEIEGSYREYGLLNEYTDILLSLAEGENIHSDSPVYAFAEELVKNTIINIEQIEGEIDKLADNWDLEDIAMLDRSILCLAAYELLYTDTPAAVVINEAIEIAKKFSCEASGKFINGILDALHKEIKQRQQGNLPT; from the coding sequence ATGGGGCAAAGGCGTAAAGCTCGCGAAATGGCTATTCAGTGCCTCTATTCTCTTGAATTTTCAGAGATAGAAGGGAGCTATCGCGAATACGGTTTATTAAATGAATACACCGATATCTTGCTCTCTTTGGCTGAGGGGGAGAATATCCATTCGGATTCTCCGGTTTACGCATTTGCCGAAGAACTGGTTAAAAACACCATCATAAACATTGAGCAGATAGAAGGGGAAATTGATAAACTTGCCGACAACTGGGATTTGGAAGATATCGCTATGCTGGACCGCAGTATTTTATGCCTTGCCGCTTACGAGCTTTTATATACTGATACTCCGGCTGCAGTTGTAATCAACGAGGCGATTGAGATAGCCAAAAAATTCAGCTGCGAAGCATCCGGCAAATTTATCAACGGTATTCTGGATGCTTTGCACAAGGAAATAAAACAAAGACAGCAGGGGAATTTACCTACATAA
- the ribE gene encoding 6,7-dimethyl-8-ribityllumazine synthase, whose translation MKVLEGKLISKGYKFALVVSRFNEFLSSRLLEGALDCLKRHEVNEEDISVMWVPGAFEIPLVAKEAALQSDIDAVICLGAIIRGATPHFEYISAEVTKGIAMVGLETRKPVIYGVLTTDSIEQAIERSGTKAGNKGFTAASSALEMLNLLAAMKNGAKA comes from the coding sequence ATGAAAGTTTTAGAAGGAAAACTAATTTCCAAGGGCTATAAATTTGCTCTGGTAGTAAGTCGTTTCAACGAATTTCTCAGTTCCCGTTTGCTGGAAGGAGCTTTGGATTGTCTTAAGCGCCACGAAGTTAACGAGGAAGATATCAGTGTGATGTGGGTTCCGGGAGCTTTTGAAATACCTTTGGTAGCCAAAGAAGCAGCTTTACAAAGTGATATTGATGCCGTTATCTGTTTGGGAGCTATCATCAGAGGCGCTACTCCTCACTTTGAATATATCAGTGCGGAAGTTACCAAAGGCATTGCTATGGTTGGTTTGGAAACCCGCAAACCGGTTATATACGGGGTATTAACTACGGATAGTATAGAGCAGGCAATTGAGCGTTCTGGAACGAAAGCCGGTAACAAAGGTTTCACGGCTGCCAGTTCCGCTCTGGAAATGTTAAACCTTTTAGCAGCGATGAAAAATGGGGCAAAGGCGTAA
- a CDS encoding SatD family protein: MIAVLTCDIIRSRVYGVNQRQQLETQISESFQYACKIIPQAQADYMSFSVTQGDEFQFSMESSPYFYHFLFTFRNRLSLCGIEPIPLFRAGIGFGTRTIEGKSNSYQMDGSAYHNSRYAMNSFAETVNKKRLSIVYFNHPFLDKCYNTVLAFCDDLERSHSYDQKKAIKQILTGLTYQQAAQNLGVSKQNVDRLLKRANWNLFTQAMDLFCTPIPLENQDVQC; encoded by the coding sequence ATGATAGCGGTTCTAACATGTGACATAATCCGCTCCAGGGTGTATGGTGTAAACCAAAGACAGCAATTGGAAACCCAAATTAGCGAATCATTTCAATATGCCTGTAAAATAATCCCTCAAGCGCAAGCGGATTATATGTCTTTTTCTGTAACCCAGGGTGATGAATTTCAATTCAGTATGGAATCCTCTCCCTATTTTTATCACTTTCTTTTTACCTTCAGAAATCGTCTTTCGTTATGTGGAATTGAACCGATTCCTCTATTCAGGGCAGGTATCGGATTTGGAACAAGAACTATTGAAGGTAAAAGCAACAGCTATCAAATGGATGGCAGCGCTTATCATAATTCCCGTTATGCAATGAATAGTTTTGCTGAGACAGTTAATAAGAAACGCTTGAGTATTGTGTATTTCAACCATCCCTTCCTGGATAAATGCTACAATACGGTTCTCGCTTTTTGTGATGATTTAGAAAGGTCTCATAGCTATGATCAAAAAAAAGCTATAAAACAAATTCTTACAGGTTTAACATATCAGCAAGCAGCCCAAAACTTAGGAGTTAGCAAGCAAAATGTTGATCGTTTGTTAAAAAGAGCAAATTGGAATTTATTTACTCAAGCTATGGATCTATTTTGCACACCGATACCTTTAGAAAATCAAGATGTTCAATGTTGA
- a CDS encoding DUF3307 domain-containing protein yields the protein MLLWRLLLALFVSDFLLQNGWLIKSKKYIWGLVLHCLIYLAVMLIFTANLLSAKVILTLLILAFLHGVVDYGKNLLHPLLDNKEWLLFLVDQIIHIITVILAVWFISLPDRIYILSCVNRLFVDLLLQYLILFTVTVFGGIFFTDSILKVILKEVYEKDNHQYQASRLIGMSERFLITIAVLIGHYELIGFLIAAKSLMRLPEIQDRNTENYSNYILVGTLVSYSWALSIALLFNKLL from the coding sequence ATGCTTCTCTGGCGCTTATTATTAGCTTTATTTGTGAGCGATTTTTTACTCCAGAACGGCTGGCTGATTAAAAGCAAAAAATATATTTGGGGTTTAGTTTTACATTGCCTGATATATTTAGCTGTAATGCTTATTTTTACGGCAAATCTACTATCAGCTAAGGTCATTTTAACTCTCCTGATTTTGGCTTTTCTGCATGGAGTTGTGGACTACGGAAAGAATTTACTGCATCCACTTTTGGATAATAAGGAATGGCTGCTGTTTCTGGTTGACCAGATAATTCACATTATTACTGTTATCTTAGCAGTTTGGTTTATTTCTCTGCCTGATAGAATTTATATTCTTTCCTGCGTAAACAGATTATTTGTTGATTTGCTGTTACAGTATCTGATCCTGTTTACTGTCACTGTTTTCGGAGGCATCTTCTTCACCGATAGCATATTAAAAGTTATCCTGAAAGAAGTGTATGAAAAAGATAACCATCAATATCAAGCTTCCCGATTAATTGGTATGAGCGAACGGTTTTTAATTACTATTGCTGTCCTGATCGGGCATTATGAGTTAATCGGTTTTCTGATCGCTGCAAAATCACTAATGCGCTTACCCGAAATACAAGATAGAAATACAGAAAATTATAGTAATTATATCCTGGTGGGGACCTTAGTAAGTTATTCCTGGGCGTTGTCTATTGCATTACTGTTCAATAAATTATTGTAA
- a CDS encoding M18 family aminopeptidase, whose product MDILIKDFLSFLSGSRSSFFASREIQKRLNEAGFICLPENKPFKLSSGGKYYLQRQGTAILAFITGSENFAKGGFNLAGSHIDYPCLKLKPQSIKTEKGITKIGVQVYGSPIISTWLDRELGIAGKVIVKTAKGYRVEYVDFQKPVAIIPNVALHLNREVNKGFAYNPQTQLNAILSVSSNGINPLYSAIAQELKVKEEQIAETELYLYDFIPAAQIGLQQEMIASQGLDNLAMAHAILSAILQCEKPQKTAAAIFFDNEEIGSQTPQGADSLFLEEMLERICLSQSNSREDFYLALRNSFFISADVANAWHPSFAEKYEPDYAPLINKGPVIKFDAYHRYASDAESSYRFIQLCEKANVPYQKFLVRSDATSGITIGPILASRLGLQTVDIGNPIWAMHSIRETGGTEDHKYLVKVLRRYFG is encoded by the coding sequence ATGGATATATTAATTAAGGATTTCCTCTCTTTCCTTTCTGGCAGCAGAAGCAGTTTTTTCGCCAGCAGGGAAATTCAAAAAAGATTGAACGAGGCAGGTTTTATCTGCCTTCCTGAAAATAAACCTTTTAAATTGAGCAGCGGAGGAAAATATTATCTCCAACGCCAGGGAACGGCTATTTTAGCTTTCATAACGGGCAGCGAAAACTTTGCAAAAGGCGGTTTTAACCTTGCCGGAAGCCATATTGACTATCCCTGTCTCAAACTTAAACCTCAAAGTATAAAAACCGAAAAAGGGATTACCAAAATTGGTGTGCAGGTTTATGGCTCACCTATTATCAGCACTTGGTTAGACCGTGAACTTGGCATTGCCGGAAAAGTGATTGTTAAAACAGCTAAGGGCTATAGAGTAGAATATGTGGATTTTCAAAAGCCGGTAGCCATTATTCCTAATGTAGCTCTTCACTTGAACCGGGAAGTTAATAAGGGTTTTGCCTATAATCCGCAAACCCAGTTAAATGCTATCCTAAGTGTTAGTTCAAACGGTATAAATCCACTTTATTCAGCAATCGCGCAAGAACTGAAAGTTAAGGAAGAACAAATTGCCGAAACAGAGCTTTATTTATATGACTTCATTCCGGCAGCTCAAATCGGTTTGCAGCAGGAAATGATTGCTTCACAGGGACTTGATAACCTGGCTATGGCTCATGCCATTCTTTCTGCCATTCTTCAATGTGAAAAGCCGCAAAAGACCGCTGCAGCTATCTTTTTTGATAATGAAGAAATCGGCTCGCAGACCCCTCAGGGAGCCGATTCTTTGTTCCTGGAAGAAATGCTGGAACGAATTTGCCTCAGCCAAAGCAATAGCAGAGAGGATTTTTACCTGGCTTTGCGCAACAGCTTTTTTATTAGTGCCGATGTAGCCAATGCCTGGCATCCGTCTTTTGCCGAAAAATATGAACCGGATTATGCTCCGTTGATAAATAAAGGACCTGTAATTAAGTTTGATGCTTATCACAGATACGCATCCGATGCAGAAAGTTCTTATCGCTTTATTCAGCTTTGCGAAAAGGCAAATGTTCCTTATCAGAAATTTTTAGTGCGTAGCGATGCTACCAGTGGAATTACTATCGGACCTATTTTAGCTTCAAGATTGGGATTGCAGACAGTTGATATCGGAAATCCAATTTGGGCAATGCATTCCATTAGAGAAACTGGTGGAACTGAAGACCACAAATACCTGGTGAAAGTACTTAGACGGTATTTTGGATAG
- a CDS encoding four helix bundle protein, with translation MNNGKIRSYRDLDIWQRSMNIAEMAYKLTKKFPSEERYNMVSQIRRSADSVPANIAEGWGRKMSKEFIHYLRIASGSLRELETHLLLSERCEIVCITDINPILAQAEILSKQIWSLQYQLQSRNNKVTK, from the coding sequence ATGAATAACGGAAAAATAAGAAGTTATCGTGATTTAGATATCTGGCAAAGAAGTATGAATATAGCAGAAATGGCTTATAAGTTAACAAAAAAATTCCCTTCTGAAGAAAGGTATAATATGGTTAGCCAGATTAGAAGGTCTGCTGATTCAGTTCCTGCAAATATTGCAGAGGGCTGGGGAAGAAAAATGAGTAAAGAATTTATCCATTATTTAAGGATTGCCTCAGGTAGTTTACGAGAACTGGAAACCCACTTATTGTTATCTGAGCGTTGTGAAATTGTATGCATAACGGATATAAATCCAATTCTTGCTCAAGCAGAAATACTTAGTAAACAGATTTGGTCTCTTCAGTATCAACTTCAAAGCAGAAATAATAAAGTAACAAAATGA
- a CDS encoding DUF1015 family protein, with translation MSTFKPFKALRPIPDKAKAIASMPYDVMDSDEARKEVQKNPLSFLHVEKPEVDLPSGTDLYDPAVYAKARENLYKYVSDGYMKQDAQPAYYIYKQVMDGRAQIGLVGLTSVDEYMDGTIKKHELTRAEKEADRIRHIAACDAHPSPVFFTYRHQDVIDNTVAKVMANKQPEYDFISDDSIHHTLWVMDDPEDIKAIQNAFTSLPNLYVADGHHRTASAAKVGLKKREQFPDYTGDEEFNYFMAVIFPDNQLKIYDYNRVVKDLNGLTKEEFLAKIAEKWNVTPIPEGNNFAPQKKHNISMYLDGKWYRLEPKPGTWNEKNIVEDLDVSILQNNLLQPVLGINDPRTDQRIDFIGGIRGLGELVKRVDSGRETVAFAMYPTSMDELLGIADAGEIMPPKSTWFEPKLRSGLFIHLLK, from the coding sequence ATGTCAACCTTCAAACCCTTCAAAGCCCTAAGACCGATTCCGGACAAAGCTAAGGCAATTGCTTCAATGCCTTATGATGTTATGGATTCAGATGAAGCACGCAAAGAAGTGCAAAAAAACCCTTTAAGCTTTCTCCATGTAGAAAAGCCCGAAGTTGACCTTCCATCGGGAACGGATTTATACGATCCCGCAGTATATGCCAAAGCCAGGGAAAACCTCTATAAATATGTTTCTGATGGCTATATGAAACAGGATGCGCAGCCAGCATATTACATCTATAAACAAGTTATGGATGGCCGCGCTCAAATTGGTTTAGTGGGTTTAACTTCTGTAGATGAATATATGGACGGCACCATCAAAAAACACGAATTAACCCGTGCAGAAAAAGAAGCAGACCGCATTCGTCATATTGCTGCCTGTGATGCACATCCTTCACCTGTATTTTTTACCTATCGTCATCAGGATGTAATTGATAATACAGTAGCCAAAGTTATGGCTAATAAGCAGCCGGAATATGATTTTATAAGTGATGACAGCATTCATCATACTCTTTGGGTGATGGATGACCCGGAGGATATTAAAGCTATTCAAAATGCCTTTACCTCTTTGCCGAATTTATATGTAGCAGATGGACATCATAGAACTGCCAGTGCAGCAAAAGTTGGATTGAAAAAGCGTGAGCAGTTTCCTGATTATACCGGCGACGAAGAATTCAACTATTTTATGGCAGTTATCTTTCCGGATAATCAATTGAAAATTTATGATTATAACCGGGTGGTTAAAGACCTGAACGGCTTAACCAAAGAAGAATTTTTAGCCAAAATAGCTGAAAAATGGAATGTTACTCCCATTCCTGAAGGCAATAACTTTGCTCCTCAAAAGAAACATAACATAAGTATGTATCTTGATGGAAAATGGTATCGTTTAGAACCCAAACCGGGAACCTGGAATGAAAAAAATATTGTGGAAGACCTGGATGTTTCCATTTTACAGAATAATCTTCTGCAACCCGTTTTAGGCATCAACGACCCGCGCACCGATCAAAGAATTGATTTCATCGGTGGAATTAGAGGTCTTGGTGAACTTGTTAAAAGAGTTGATAGTGGAAGAGAAACAGTTGCTTTTGCTATGTATCCTACCAGTATGGATGAACTTTTAGGTATTGCCGATGCCGGAGAAATTATGCCTCCGAAATCAACCTGGTTTGAGCCCAAATTGCGTAGCGGATTATTTATTCACTTACTGAAATGA